The Anabas testudineus chromosome 3, fAnaTes1.2, whole genome shotgun sequence sequence GATCCAGCTGTAAATCATTATCATGCTTTCAGTGGCCTTCTACCAACAACCAGCTGTAGCACATCTGAGGCAACACTGCTTCAAATACCAGGACAAATACGTGCAGGGACACGTTATGGAAGAAGTAGCACGATCATTAGATCATAATGTCTTGCATATTATAAAACCTTAGTGATAGGAGCAATGCCCTGAAATGCCTGGACTTTAAAAAAAGTCAATCACACCTAGTAGGAAGTGATAAAGAAAGTGAACTCCCCACTGACCAGCTTTCCAGAGCTAGTGTGACCTTTGGGACAAGTCGGCTGCCAGTCACGCTATCTGTGTTGTGTACAGTCATAACGAGAAAACTGTGACTGTAAACTAAGTGGAGGGAGAACAAACTACGGGATGCAGGTTTCGTTTTTCCTAATGGGTACGAAAATAACAATGCAACACTTTTATACAAAATCTTgtagcaaaaaataaagaagagagCAAAGCAACTTAAGGGTTCGACACAATTTAACTTCCAATGTCCTCCAGCACCATGCATGCAACTTGtaccaaacacagacaaacaagaagAGTGCAGTGGAGACTATATGTTATCCCACCTGTTCAGGTAAAAGGAAAAGACGTTACTTTCCACCTTCTTCTGTTTCATGATGTTGTCAAACACTGGAACCACCCCGTCCACAGATATCCGGGGGTAGGCCATGCCGAGGATCCCATCAAACTTAGCTGCGATAAAGGTCACGCCGGGCTGCTTGATGGCCTCCCCGAAGAGCTGTTTTTCCACCGATATGTCTCCAATCTGAAACAGTGGgggttcagttcagttcacatAAAACTCCACTGACACCAGTCTACTGTCATGCTGCTGGGAGATGATCTTACGGTGCATGTGTCCTGACTGAGGTAGCCTGACAAGCTGCCACTTCCATACTGGATGGCAAATTCAGTGCCATTCTTCACATATGTGCTGGACTTTCCAGAATTATATTTGTGATGAAGTACTGTGAAAAGGCAAAAAGGGAAcagttactgtatttactgcaaCACCCTGCAGAGAGTAACTGGGATACAGAAATGTTACTTTACAGCTGTATTTAAAGTAACGACAGTACACTTACAGCATGCGATGTCTAACAGGGAGCAGTGAACGGAAGGAACCCACAGATTGGAGGAACCGGTGTCAAACACTACAGTGAAGGTCTGAGGGGGGGTACCCAGCCCAATCTCACCGTAATACTGGGCCtggtaacaaaaacaaaacaataacaaccaTTAGTACTTTGAAAGCCTGTGGagattaaactgtttatttctgacACTCAAAAGAACCTGATCTTTCAAAACCGCATAAAACATCATATGTAACCAGGAAGAGAGATTACAATAATCCCCCCCAGCAGAAAACTGGTCAGTTCTGCCAACAGCAGAGAAACTGAGCAGGTCTAATGATTAAGACAGCGTGACCAAGGTCTGATTGTACAGACAGTAGCTGAGTCATGTCAATACCTGAGCTGCTTTAGTCGAACAGTTCCACAGAGAAGAGGATGATTACTCAACAAATTTTGCAGCGGAAACAAACTTCTGCTTCATGACTGAAAGTGGCTTAGGTCTAAACCTTTATTGCTAAATACTTGTCAActacttcctttttttttggcaaaatGTAGAAGTCTTTGTGATTTATTGTCTGATTGAACCAAattgcagaaaacattttgacctcaaatttaaaacttttaataaattaaatgtacgTGCTTCCCTCTTACGAGGAGATTAAACTTGTGATTGGTGTAGATAAAGATGATCGCCTACGGTGTTGAGTGCAACTGAGAGCAAACAAACAGTCAGCTGACAGGGATGGAGAGGCTTGCAGATCAGCTGAGTCACCACCATATGTGGAAGGTTCCTCTTTATCAGTGGTTCATCACTTCAGGAGTGATATCAGTCGATCTGTCTTTCTGAAAACCTGTGCTAGCAGCGATTTGCACGTCTTGACAGACTGATCTAATTTTACATTCATCTGGGAGGATTTACAGAAAAAGGTCACAGCCAtcacaacacaagagaaccctTTGTTGCGGCTCTCCCCCAGCCTGGCTTTTAGCTTCTTAGTGGAAAGCGAAGACTTAAAGGTCCACAGGTCAGTGATGTGGGGGTGATGCTTACGTCAAGGTAGTTTTTCAGGATTTCTGGAGTAGGTCCATTACTGGAGGGGAAGCCAAAGTTGTACTTAAGGGACTGTTTGTCCACCACAAGCTCCTCGGCTCTTTTTCCCGAGTCTGTCAACTCGCGTCTCATGGGACGGAATTTCTTTAAGGGAATTCTGGATgagaagaaacataaaaaacagatttttaaccCGGATCTCGGTCCCAGTCCTTCTGAACAAAGTCAATATTAAACTAAGGGGCAACTTAGAAGAATTTACACTTGTTAATAACACTGATACTGTGAGAGTCAAAGATGTGGCCAACACATCTAGACCACTGTGGTGGTTTTAGAAAACCAGAAAGTAGAGCAGTCATATGAGTTACCACAGACTGGGTGGaagattcatttttatttttggttcaTGTCATAATCTAGTTATATTCAATGATGAGTGCTGCAGCTCACAATCATTTTACCacttaaatatattattattactgttaatgtcaaaaaataaaagaaatgcacattAAAGCTGCCCAGATAATGTCTTATCTATAATAAAGTATAATGTATTAGCACATTTCAGAAGACAAGATCCGGTTTACCAATACTGTTAGTATTAGATTTACTAAATTACTATTTCAACACCTTTAGGTTTGGTTCCAGATGAATAAACCGAGTGTAACATCGACATTAAAGTGTCCTCAGCTCAGATAACTTGGCATCAACAGTCCTAGTCCTTTGTGTTGGGATTTACTGGATCCAGATCCGCCACAGACAAAAGGCTTAACTGGAGCCAAACGAGCCATTTTGTGCGAAACTAACCTTCATAAGCGAAGGAGGACATGACCGTGAGGACCGATCGGCTCTATTAGCAGGATCTGGACCAGGACACAGTGTAAGTAAGTGCACAAGTTTCACCGGGACCCGGACCCGGACTCGGACTCGGACTCTAGCTCGGTATCGTGTTTTCTCACCGGACCAGGGCGTCGCTGCTCACAGCTACCGCGGCGAAGACGCACAGGAAGAAGCTCCTCATGGTTGCAGGCCGAGCAGTGACCCAGCAGCtctctggatctggatctggttCTTcgtgttgttcttgttgttgtcgACAAAAACCGACTTTTATCAGCTGACTGTTGCGGAGTCACCGTCACGTGAGGCGCTCACCGGTGCCGAGTGACGTCACTGCCGGTCCAGGCTGAGGTAATATAACCGtgacaatatatataaatatatatatatatacacacactataTAGATCTGATTATATTTTAATCCGCCTCCAGTCATGTTTGCTGGTGTTTTATTAGACACGTTGTTGCAGCGAAGCCTCTAATTATAATAAaccataataatataatgtctGCTGCTCCCTGTGTTATGACAGAGACTGAACAGCTAGTGGCTGCATCATCCCACACATCACACTGAAGTGCTGGACTAGGATTACCCCTCACTATGCAGCACAGCATTCACATCTGACTTTCATATAGCTGCTGATAATGGACAGCCGTCAGCTCTCACTATTTACTAAGTGTGATTGTAAGAATGAAAGTAATGTATGAACACATAGTCATTTCTTAAGCATCTCTCTGTCCTGCCATGAGAATAAGTTAAGAATAAACCCCTATAGCTTTTTTGACTGCATTCAGACAGATCACATGCTGGTACTGTACCTCCATAGTCTGGTGAGAAACTGTATTCATTAAATTCTAGTATGCATTAGTGCCTATGACAGACCTTTAGATGTGTTAGTCTGTAGAAAGATTTCACTCTCAGTGTGAAAAGTCTCATGCTCTGTTCAGCTCTGTTGTATCTTCGAAGACTGCGGAGAGCAGGCGTGACATTTATCTGTTCATGAATCATTCAAAGCTTAGTTTTCCTTCTCAAGACAGGAAATGTATGTTTATCAGCAGCTGAAAGTCATCTCAACAAGCTCACTAATAGAGGAAGGTTATCTGTAACATTTGCTCAAATTAAGATCTGCCTTCATTTGTTCATCTGTATTCATATTGTGCACTCTATACTGATTGTCAATAGGCAGTTAATTAGGTGGAAAACTAAAGCTGAATGTGTAATTTTCCCCCCATGTTTATGGAGAAACTCAGAATATATTAGAAGACAACAGTGTGGgtacattttaaactgtatttaaacacaatATAGTATTACCATTATGCTTATTTATACTACTATATATAACTGATGAGTATAAATAAAGGAATACAGTTTTCAGGATTTACAGCACCACCACAGTTTCATGGCCTTTTCAGGCTGTGTCACCTGTTTCATTGCCCGCTGTAGTATCAGTGTGTTGAACTCACAAAGCCGTAGAGCCACATCAGAAATAGCATGCAGTGACATGTTCAGCAGTATCACCTTCAGTGTGCCTCTAAACACACCCAGCAGTGTTCCCACAGAGCgtcatttatcatttcataATTCCACCCAGCTGCGAAAATGACAGACCTGTTTAAGTTACAGTAAAGAATAAATTGTTGAGAGGTTATTATAGTTTTATGGGATTCATAAGAGATGATGTGAATGTACAAGTGTGCCCGTAAAGTATCATTACATTACACCACACATTCTTCTGGATTTAGTGGCTCCACATATGGCGATAGCTTTGATCTAGATTAAATGTCAAATGGATAGCTATAAATTTTTCCACAGAAATTAAACGTCTCAGAATGAAATGTAACGCATTTGGGGGCAACAAATGTATGAAATATCAAATAAAGAGCTGAAGTGAAACTGGAATGGGTTGTGTTTCTGGCGTAACAAAACCtaatttaaaatcacacttAGATTTGTAATAACTCAAATGACTTACTATTGTTTGGTATTTCAATAAGGAAAGTTACTGTTTTACCTCTTTACAAGCATCCACTTTTGTTTGCATGCAGGCCAAAAATGGTTCAAATGGTTTCTTTTTAACCGCTGCACCTCAAGGATTACACCCCCTGTCCCTGGGCTCTGTTGAAAATTGATTTTTTGCTGTAACAACTTTGTGCAGAGGCAAAAAATAGGTACAACAAGAAAAGGCACGTTTtctaaatggaaaaatgtgCCTGATGAACCTAGAAACAGAGTGGGGTCTCTGCCACAAGGGAGGACTAATGCAGAACAAGATttggtgaagaaaacacaaaaatcgAGCATTTTGCAGTGTTTATCTAAGATTTCGATCAGGTAGCTGCCTGTTAAATACCAATATCAGTTTTGATACTGATACACAAAAACCAAGATAAATATGAAGGAAGAACTTCAGGcttaatttataaaataaacaaacactgtgttctctgcttctgtctctgttaGAGCATCTGttctttaatgttgtttaaccACTTTAACAAACACCATTTATGAAGGTGAGGTGAATATTAATACCTACTAGGGCAGCAAGACAAGGCAAATATAATTCCAATGCATATATGATAATATTGGCttcagtttcattaaaaatagCCCTGTAATAATGTGACTCACATATTAATACCTTTCTGTTATAACAACCACATCTCATAAGTCTGAGATCAAGGTGGATTAAATGTCAGTACTGTACTTGAACTTGTTTAAAATATAAGAAGTTTGCTTTCAAAATATATAGCACTAAGTGCATGAACCATTAAGCTTAATAAACCTTTAACCCAGGAACATCCCCTGGGTCTCTCTCTAGCATTGTGCATTGTGATTTAGTTAGAGctaaaaaatgctaaatgatgTTAATGCCTCATGGAAAAGGACAAACCTTTGAGCTAAATTATCACTACGAGGTTGTGACGTATGTGAGTCATGCAGTCAGAGGTTCAGCAACATTTGTCAGTTCAGACGATCAGCATTTTGATGCCAAAGCAAAATGAGTTGCAGAAAAGGCAACACGTGAACCCAAAACACGATCGCAGCAGGAAGTCCTTTAAATGCTGATGGGAAATAGCCTATAGACAACCATGGGAACATTTAgccaacaaagaaaaactgcaacaacaaagaGGAACATGGGTCACAAGTGAACCAGTTACTAACAAAGATCTGACTCATACTTACCAGCGCTTGACAAATAGTGATTACAACAGTGAATAATTTTGCCTAATCACTGATTTGAGAAAGTTTCGACCAGTTGTTCTGAGTCCCTTTGTTGACTGCCCTGTGTCCTAATGAATCACATTAaccaaaaaaacagagagactgaTATAACAACAGAATTAACAAAACGTTCAGCTCACACCGCAACTGATCgtttcattttaaagcactttCACTGTTTTGCAGAGCATTCAGGCACAGTTTTTGTTTGAGCACAACTAATTATGAGCATTGTCATTAGCAGCGGGCCTATCTAAACCAGCGCAGGTTCCCTGTTCTCCAACAAAGGAAATATTATAGCTGCAATAGTTCTGTGGCAACACTTAGTGGAAGTCTGAAATGCTGCTGTAATGCACCTACAGACGAAAGACCGCAGTACACACATGATTTCTGACATCAAAAAGCTCCGGACTGGCTGTTCAGCAGTCTAGAAAGCAGTAGTTAATGACTCTGCCCCTATGCACAAAGCGGAAGTTTGAGTTTTCCCAGTTGGAGGAATGTGATGGGCCTGCATTCCTCAAACTCATCCAGCACCTTTGAAATGAACACGAACAAATATAGCTGAGTAAGTCTTAGCTGTGTTTCTTTGAGTTGTTTCTCTCTTTAGTAAGCAGCTGGGAAATTCATTGTGTTGATAGATTTCTGTAGAGTGTTTATGAGCACAGACCTGAAAAAACTTGACTTGAAGCATATAAATATACTTTGGGACCCTGTCATACAAACCCAGTGGGCCCTGCACTGGCTGGACTGATTACAATACGAGCATTCTAGAGACAAACGACTACAAAACGTGGCTCAAGGCGTTCTTGTGTATACTGCTTACTACTCAAAATGTGCAGCTCACAGTTTTATTCTAGGTTACAATGAAATCATTTCAAAGTCATGTGATGTTTAAAAGTGCCTTTTAGCATTAAAGGTGCAGCCTGAGGAGAACGCTGCAGTTTCAACAGTGTCATTACATGATTTTGTCCAAAATGATGTCCTCTTGTGGCTGAATGGGAGAAAATCCCTGCAGCCAGTTTCCATAATCTggtggaaaacacaaaaaaggtggaagctgtcacagcagcagtatAATGATGTATTCGAAAGCCGGAGTGCAGGTTTCCACAGGCAGTCATTCGCAGTATTCACAGTCATATTTTTCTGCTTAACTAGGGCAAATATGTCCTGGACCTACTGACTGCACAGattaaacacatgaaatgaATCTTCTTGTCTGACTCTGAGTAAAATGACAATAGAGCATATTTTCCAAGTCTTGTGTTCTCTTTCatgattttttctttattttctcttccaCTTACCAAAATAGACATGCTGTGATAATTACATCAGTCGATCTGAATTCCAAACAACATACATTTTAGATAAAGATCTCTGTTCATAAATTATTCATGACGAGCTGTAACACTGGTAGAATAACTTAAAACTTCTTACAGCCCTACAGTTTCACTGTTGAATGCACATTATACAGCAAGCATTACTGTAAACCCCCTGTGCTGTTGTGATTTGTCTGGCAGCTGAAGCATCGCGTGTGGAAGGAAACGGGAGCAGATGATCCAACGTGTGAAGCTGCTTCAAGCACAAACATGAGTGTAGAAGATCAGTCATTGCTCTGAAACTGGATTTGAGCCTTTCCTGGCATTGATCCTTttatagaaaac is a genomic window containing:
- the ctsd gene encoding cathepsin D, encoding MRSFFLCVFAAVAVSSDALVRIPLKKFRPMRRELTDSGKRAEELVVDKQSLKYNFGFPSSNGPTPEILKNYLDAQYYGEIGLGTPPQTFTVVFDTGSSNLWVPSVHCSLLDIACLLHHKYNSGKSSTYVKNGTEFAIQYGSGSLSGYLSQDTCTIGDISVEKQLFGEAIKQPGVTFIAAKFDGILGMAYPRISVDGVVPVFDNIMKQKKVESNVFSFYLNRNPDTNPGGELLLGGTDPKYYSGEFHYVSLTRQAYWQIHMDSMAVGSQLSLCKGGCEAIVDTGTSLITGPSAEIKALQKAIGAIPIMSGEYMVSCDKVPTLPVITFNVGGQSYSLTGEQYVLKESQAGKSICLSGFMGLDIPAPAGPLWILGDVFIGQYYTVFDRDNNRVGFAKAK